In a single window of the Thunnus thynnus chromosome 9, fThuThy2.1, whole genome shotgun sequence genome:
- the cysltr1 gene encoding cysteinyl leukotriene receptor 1 → MEQVNLTDGIENDSIECPSIDDFRNQVYSTSYSLITVLGLAGNGFALVVLIRTYRQSSPFHIYMLNLAVSDLLCVSTLPLRVLYYVNKGQWNQGDFLCRISSYALYVNLYCSIYFMAVMSITRFLAIVFPVQNLQLVTESRARLVCVGVWVFICLSSSPFLMSGQKLDPITNKTKCFEPPQGKGIEKLVVLNYLSLVVGFVVPFLVILLCYAGIIHTLLSRTHAARRQRGAGTKAIRMIVIVLLTFLISFLPYHVQRSIHLSFLSQKDTSCAERIAMQKSVVVTLCLAAANSCFDPLLYFFSGEGFRSRLSSLRQTMRSSTLHRTDRLKPITGAELRENHQLNTS, encoded by the coding sequence ATGGAGCAAGTCAATCTGACTGACGGCATAGAGAACGACTCTATTGAATGTCCATCCATCGATGACTTCCGTAATCAAGTGTACTCCACATCCTACTCCCTCATCACCGTGTTAGGCCTGGCTGGGAATGGCTTTGCCCTGGTTGTGCTGATCAGAACGTACCGCCAGAGCTCTCCCTTTCATATCTACATGTTGAACCTGGCTGTGTCCGATCTGCTGTGTGTCAGCACGCTGCCTCTGCGAGTTCTCTACTATGTCAACAAGGGCCAGTGGAACCAGGGGGATTTCCTCTGTCGTATAAGCTCCTACGCCCTCTATGTAAACCTATACTGCAGTATTTACTTCATGGCTGTCATGTCCATCACACGTTTCTTGGCCATTGTTTTCCCTGTGCAGAACCTGCAGCTGGTGACAGAGAGCCGTGCACGCctggtgtgtgtgggtgtctgggTTTTCATTTGCCTGTCATCATCACCCTTCCTGATGTCTGGCCAGAAATTAGACCCcatcacaaacaaaactaaGTGTTTCGAGCCTCCACAGGGTAAAGGTATAGAGAAACTAGTCGTGCTGAACTATTTGTCTCTGGTGGTGGGTTTTGTTGTGCCCTTCCTGGTCATCCTGCTCTGCTACGCAGGCATCATTCACACTCTTCTGTCCCGCACCCATGCTGCCAGACGCCAGCGGGGCGCGGGCACCAAAGCCATCCGCATGATTGTCATCGTCCTGCTGACCTTCTTGATCAGCTTCTTGCCGTACCACGTGCAACGAAGCATCCATCTGAGCTTCTTGTCTCAGAAGGACACCTCCTGCGCAGAGCGGATTGCCATGCAGAAGTCTGTTGTGGTGACACTCTGCCTGGCCGCTGCTAATTCATGCTTTGACCCGctgctttattttttctctgGAGAAGGTTTCCGCAGCCGTCTGTCCTCCCTGCGCCAGACAATGAGGTCCAGCACCCTGCACCGCACAGATAGGCTGAAGCCCATCACAGGTGCCGAGCTTAGGGAGAACCACCAGTTGAATACCAGTTAA